TTTCGCACATCCTTTTAAAAGCACTACAAACTCGTCTTCTTCCTGAACAAAAGTCTGAGGTGTCTTTAACGTATTTGAAATGATTTTTTTAACCGTTACGTTTTTATGTTTGATGAGTGTTTCAAATATTTCGCTGTCTATCTGAGGGAGTTGTTCTATTTCAAATAGATTTGAGTTTTTCATTTTATACTCTTTGAAAGTTGCCAAAAAGTTTTTAACGCTTTTTTTTCTCTCCAGCCTATTTTATAATATATAATGTTGTCTAAATAATCTTTTGCTTCTTTTGTTGAAATACCGGCTTTCTGAGCGTATTTTTTTATAACTGAATACGGTATTTTTTGTTTTTTAATTAAAAATTCGTTTATAAGTTTTTTGTATTTTTTTTGATTTTTATTTGTACAAAAAAGTGCAAATACGAATGGAAGCTTATATTTTTGATGCCATACTTTTGCTAAATCTATGCAGTTGTTTTCTTTAAATGCTTTATCTCCTATTACAACCCTGCCTTTAATTTTAAGCACTTTTGCCAGAACATTTGAT
This genomic interval from Nautilia profundicola AmH contains the following:
- a CDS encoding MqnA/MqnD/SBP family protein is translated as MLIGHIDYLNLLPFYQFLKKKGIKVKKSYPAEINEWFEKGIIDAAFISSVKAKNKKCLNAGIAANKKVKTVLVCPGEGDDFESATSNVLAKVLKIKGRVVIGDKAFKENNCIDLAKVWHQKYKLPFVFALFCTNKNQKKYKKLINEFLIKKQKIPYSVIKKYAQKAGISTKEAKDYLDNIIYYKIGWREKKALKTFWQLSKSIK
- a CDS encoding cupin domain-containing protein; its protein translation is MKNSNLFEIEQLPQIDSEIFETLIKHKNVTVKKIISNTLKTPQTFVQEEDEFVVLLKGCAKIEINGEIKKLKAGDWLFIPANTTHTLIKTKKTAVWLAVYIY